DNA from Terriglobus tenax:
GAAGGGCCATGAAGAGGTAGCCCTGGTCTTCTTCCGGAATGAATCCGCTGGGCAGACGCGCCCCAAGCAGAATGGCTCCGCCGGCGACAACCGCCAGCAGGATCATCGTGAAGGCCGACTTATGCAACAGCAGGCCCGAGGTGGAGACGTAGGTATCTGTTGTGCGTCCGAAGATACGGTTGAAGCCATTGAAGAACCGCTGCAGCGGACCGGGCTTCCCTTCCTTCTTCGGCTTCAGCAATAGGGCCGCCAGAGCGGGGCTGAGCGTCAGCGCGTTGAACGCGGAGATAAGCACCGAGATGGCGATCGTGATGGCAAACTGCTGGTAAAGGCGTCCCGTAATACCCGGAATTGCCGCCGTCGGAATGAACACCGCCGCAAGAATCAGCGCGATGGCCACTACCGGCCCCGACACCTCTTCCATGGCCTTGTAGGTCGCGTCGCGTGGCGACAGCCCCTGCTCGATCAAGTGCTCGACCGCTTCCACCACGATGATGGCGTCGTCGACGACCAGTCCGATGGCAAGCACCAGACCGAAGAGTGACAACGTATTGATGGAGAAGCCCAGCAGCGGGAAGATGATGAACGTACCAATCAAAGATACCGGCACGGCCATCAATGGAATCAGGGTAGCGCGCCATCCCTGAAGGAAAATATAGGTAACGATGATGACGAGGATCAGAGCTTCCACAAGGGTCTCAGTGATCTCTCGAATACCCGCGGTCACGGCCAGGGTCGTGTCCAGCGGAACATCGTAGGTGAGTCCCTGCGGGAAGTTCTTCGCCAGCTCATCCATGCGCTTGCGAACGCCAGCGGCTACCTGCACCGCGTTCGATCCGGGAAGCTGGTAGATCGCCATCGCACCCGAAGGCGCGTTGTTGTAACGGGCCGTCAGGTTGTAGATCTGCGTACCAAGCTCAATGCGGGCGACGTCCTTCATGTGAAGGATAGAGCCGTCAGCATTAGCCCGGACAACGATGTTGCCGAACTCTTCTGAGGTCGTCAGACGACCCTGGGAGCGAACGGTGTAGGTGAACATCTGTCCATTCGGAACCGGTTCGCCACCGATCTGGCCAGCCGGGTGCACGTTGTTCTGCGTCTGCAGAGCGCTGATCACCTCCGGAACGGTCACGCCGAGCTTGGCGAGCTGGTCCGGACGGACCCAGATGCGCATGGCATACTGTCCGCCGAAGATCTGCACGCGCGAAACCCCCGGAACACGGGAAATTTCGTCCTGCAGGTTGATGATGCCGTAGTTAGTCAGGAACTGGGCATCATAGTGCTTGTCTGGCGAGTTGAGACTGACCAGCATCAGCGGCGAGGTCAGCGCCTTCTGCACGATAACACCCGAGGTATTCACCTCGGAGGGTAGCTGCGACTGTGCCTGCGAAACGCGAAGCTGGGAAAGGATCTGGTCGGTGTCTGCGTTCGTCTTGACGTCGAAGTCAACGTAGAGCGAGCTCTGTCCATTGTTCGCATTCACCGAGTACATGTAGATCATGTTGTCGACGCCGTTCATCTGCTGCTCCAGCGGCGTAGCCACTGCCTGCTGCAGAGTCTTTGCGTCGGCTCCAGGATAGGTCGCCTGGACCAGGATTTCGGGTGGAACGATGTTCGGATACTGCGACGTAGGCAGCGTGAACATCGATACCAGGCCGATCACCACGGTAATGATCGCGATCACAATGGCCACAATGGGCCGTCGGATAAAGAACTTTGACACGGTTTACCTCCCGGCCGGCTGTGTGGATGCGGTTGGCTGGAAGTCGGTTACCTTGGCGGCAACCGGAGCGCCTTCACGCAGCTTCTGCAGGTTGTCGGTAATGACCTTGGCTCCGGCGGGAACGCCACTTTCGATCACCCAGTTGTTGCCGTACTGCGGTCCCAGCTTGACATTGGAAACGTGAACCTTGCCATCCTCACCTGCCAGATAGACCTGCTGCGTGCCCTGTAGTTCGGCCACAGCCGACTGCGGAACCACGATCGCGTTGTGGCGAACCTGGGTCTCTGCGTGGATGCGGCCGAACTGGCCCGGACGCAAAATATTACCAGGGTTGGCAAACGCCGCGGCCACGCGGATTGCACCGGTCTGGGCGTTCATCTGGCGGTCTACAAAGACGATGTGTCCCTTCTGCGTGTAGGTCTCTCCATTGGAGAGCACCAGCGTCAGGGGAATCTTTGAAGCGCCGCTCAGCAGATCGCTGTTGCCAGTCGCACTGTGATGCGTCAGCGCCAGGTACTCGGCATCGCTCACCGAGAAGTAGACCTTCACTGGGTTCAACTGCGAGACCGACGTGAGCACCGACTGCGGGCTGACCAGGTTGCCTACCTGCGTGGCGGCCTGACCGGCAACACCGGAGATAAGCGAACGCACCTGCGTCCAGCCAAGATTCAGTTTGGCATTCTCAACGCTGGCCTCTGCCGTCTTCACGGCGGCTTCTGCCTGAGCCAACTGCTGCAGCTCGTTGTCGAGCTGGCTCTGGGCAATAGCCTTGGCCTCAGCCAGTGGCGTGTCGCGCTTCACGTTGATCTGGGCCAGTTGCATCTGGGCCTTGGCCTGTCCAAGCTGTCCCTCGGCCTGGTCGAGCGAGGCCTGGAACTGCCGCGGATCGATCTCAAACAGCACCTGTCCCTTGGCAACCTCAGAACCTTCGCGGTAATTCTGGCGGATAAGGTAACCGCTGACCTGGGGCTGGATCTGTGCATTGACATAGCCATCCAGGGTACCGACCCACTCGCCCGTCAAAGGCACGTCGGTTCCGCGGGCAACAATGGCCGAGACCGGCATCGGTCCCATGGGAGCTCCCGTAGCCTGGGTGGATTTTTCACAGCCGGCGAGCCAAAACGTGCCAAATGCAGCAAATACCGGAAGCGACGCCCGCTGAATCCGTCTTTTGTTGAGGTTCATCATTTACCTTCACCTTCTGGAGGGGTTCTTAGTACCAGGTCTGCCGATACATACATGCGTGTATCATTTGATAGATTTCGTAGCTGCCATGAAAGATTCAGGAAATCATCGCTCCGACCGAATCCCTGCTCCCAAGCAGGCACGTGCCTTCAAAACAAGGGCGGAGTTGTTACAGGCAGCACGTACAGTGTTTGCAAAATCCGGCTTTGAGCATGCCCGGCTGGAGGATATTGCTCGCCTGGCGGGCAAAACCCGCGGCGCGATCTACGCGAATTTTAAGGACAAAGAGGACATCTTCTTCGCAATTTTTGAAGAAAGTCTCGAGGAAGACAGCAACCTGCTACGCGACACCCTCAAGCACTGTACCTCCATGATGGAGCGTCTGAAGGCTTTCAGCAAGCACCTGGCAGAGTGCGTCAACGACCGTGAAGCAGCCCTGCTTCATATTGAGTTCAAAACATACGCCGTACGCCACCCGAAGCGGAAACGCCTTGCCGCCCTCCACTCCCGGATGATTGAGCAATATGTAGCACGCGAGGTCGCGGACTTTATCCCCCAGTTGCAAAACACCACCACCCGTAAGGTGATCTCCGGCCTGCTGGATGGGTTCGCATTGAACTATCAGTTCGACACCAACCCGATCTCCCTGGTCATGCTTACGGAGATTATTTTCGTGTTGCTACAGCAGATTGTGTCTAGCTAAATTACCGATCTAGGTGCCACAGAAAGTCTTACTGACATACTCTTCCGGACGCGCAGGCAGGGCGTACCGCTCCAGTCCTGCCCTTTCCTCGTAAGGATTCGCAAGCACTGCCAGGAGATCTTCGAACGGCTGGAAGTCTTTGTCGTCTGTGGCCGAA
Protein-coding regions in this window:
- a CDS encoding efflux RND transporter periplasmic adaptor subunit: MGPMPVSAIVARGTDVPLTGEWVGTLDGYVNAQIQPQVSGYLIRQNYREGSEVAKGQVLFEIDPRQFQASLDQAEGQLGQAKAQMQLAQINVKRDTPLAEAKAIAQSQLDNELQQLAQAEAAVKTAEASVENAKLNLGWTQVRSLISGVAGQAATQVGNLVSPQSVLTSVSQLNPVKVYFSVSDAEYLALTHHSATGNSDLLSGASKIPLTLVLSNGETYTQKGHIVFVDRQMNAQTGAIRVAAAFANPGNILRPGQFGRIHAETQVRHNAIVVPQSAVAELQGTQQVYLAGEDGKVHVSNVKLGPQYGNNWVIESGVPAGAKVITDNLQKLREGAPVAAKVTDFQPTASTQPAGR
- a CDS encoding TetR/AcrR family transcriptional regulator; the encoded protein is MKDSGNHRSDRIPAPKQARAFKTRAELLQAARTVFAKSGFEHARLEDIARLAGKTRGAIYANFKDKEDIFFAIFEESLEEDSNLLRDTLKHCTSMMERLKAFSKHLAECVNDREAALLHIEFKTYAVRHPKRKRLAALHSRMIEQYVAREVADFIPQLQNTTTRKVISGLLDGFALNYQFDTNPISLVMLTEIIFVLLQQIVSS
- a CDS encoding efflux RND transporter permease subunit; its protein translation is MSKFFIRRPIVAIVIAIITVVIGLVSMFTLPTSQYPNIVPPEILVQATYPGADAKTLQQAVATPLEQQMNGVDNMIYMYSVNANNGQSSLYVDFDVKTNADTDQILSQLRVSQAQSQLPSEVNTSGVIVQKALTSPLMLVSLNSPDKHYDAQFLTNYGIINLQDEISRVPGVSRVQIFGGQYAMRIWVRPDQLAKLGVTVPEVISALQTQNNVHPAGQIGGEPVPNGQMFTYTVRSQGRLTTSEEFGNIVVRANADGSILHMKDVARIELGTQIYNLTARYNNAPSGAMAIYQLPGSNAVQVAAGVRKRMDELAKNFPQGLTYDVPLDTTLAVTAGIREITETLVEALILVIIVTYIFLQGWRATLIPLMAVPVSLIGTFIIFPLLGFSINTLSLFGLVLAIGLVVDDAIIVVEAVEHLIEQGLSPRDATYKAMEEVSGPVVAIALILAAVFIPTAAIPGITGRLYQQFAITIAISVLISAFNALTLSPALAALLLKPKKEGKPGPLQRFFNGFNRIFGRTTDTYVSTSGLLLHKSAFTMILLAVVAGGAILLGARLPSGFIPEEDQGYLFMALQLPDASSLQRTDQAAQQITDSLMKIPGIKGVISVNGFSLLTQTQSTNTAFFFVSLKPWEERKSAEEQVAGIQANIQKSIGGLNDGIAFAFPPPAIPGIGTSGGVTMILQDRSGRDDPMFLTKNLGAFLAAAQKRPEIAAVIPSYLPAVPQLYVDVDRERVLQQQVNLADVYSTLQTFMGGYLVNYFNRFGRQWQTYVEAEGESRTKIQNIDQFYVRSANGSQVPLSSLVKTKQITGPEFILRFNEYGAAQLNVAGKPGYSSGQVRKALEEAFKESMPEGMGYDYQGMTFQERQAEQGVPSWAVFALSILFVFLILAALYESWTLPFSVLLSTPVAILGAYLALNMRAFENDIFATIGLIMLIGLSAKNAILIVEFAKLNYEKGQSISEAALNAARLRFRPIVMTALAFVFGCLPLWVATGSGASSRKILGTVVIGGTVLSTIIGVLMIPTTFSVVEYLSLRFLKGKKDTTMDSTHPADDPHDSDGPTQPGLQADGGHA